TGCGGGGCGCGCACGTTCCCACCGCCGGTGACCATGTCCCCTATCGGGGCGGTCCGTAGCGCGGCCGATACTCGCATCGGGGAACTGCATGCAACGCCACGTCGAACACCACGGTCCGGCCGCGACCGTAGCGCCGTCGCGGCGCCTGAGAATCGTGACGCCGGCCGCGGCGAGCGATGCGTCGGCGCGCCGATATCGGATCGCGCTCGCTGCGATCCTGGGTCTCGCGTTCGTGATTCGCGCCGCGTTCGTGCTGGGCGCGGACTTCCCCCTGAACGATGGCGGCATGTTTTTCCAAATGACGCGTGACCTTCAGGCCAACGGCTATGCGCTGCCCGAGTTCACGTCGTACAACGGCGGCGAGATCCCGTTCACCTATCCGCCCCTCGGCTTCTACGTCGCCGCCGCCCTCGACGACCTAACGCCCCTGGCGCTCGTCGATGTGTTTCGCGTACTGCCGCTGGTCGCAAGCTGCGCCATTGCGTGCGCCTTCCTGATCCTCGCCCGGACGATGTTGCCGAGCAGGCTCCACGTTATCACGGCGCTCGTCGCGTTCGTCACGCTGCCGGCGGCCTTTCAGTGGATGCTGATGGGCGGCGGCATTACGCGCGCTCCGGGATTCGTATTCGCGCTGCTTGCGATCGCTCTGGTCAACCGTACGTTCGAGCGCCGCAGCCTCACTGACGCGATGCTCGCCGGAGCGCTCGGCGGGCTGGCGATGCTCAGCCACCTCGAGATGGGGCTCGTCGTCGCCTACTCATCCGCGCTGTTCATTCTGGCGAAGGGCCGCACTCCGGAAGGGGTGCGGCTGGCGTTCGTGATGCTGATTGCCGGCGCCGTGATCGTGGCGCCATGGGCGGCGGTGGTGACGGCACGGCACGGGCTCACGCCATATCTCGCGGCGGCGCAGTCCGGCAACTCCAACGTCTTCGCGCCCATCATGTCGCTGCTGCGCTACCAGGCGACGATCGAGCCGTTCTTTCAGCTCACGGGCGCGCTCTCGCTGGTCGGCGCGTGCTGGCTCCTGGCGCGGCGCCAGTTCCTGCTTCCCGCGTGGCTCGTCGCGACGGCCGTGTTCGACAGCCGCGTGTTTCCGACGAGTGCAAGCTTCATCGTCGCGATGATGGCCGCCTACGCCGTCGTCGACGTGCTGCTGCCCTTGCTGCGCGGCATCCGATCCGCTGCTGCCGACGCAAGTAGCGCGGACGTTACGCGAAGCGCGCCGCGGTGGCTGGCGCCTACTGCCGTCTGCCTCGGCGTGGCGTACATGCTGCTGTCCGCCGTCGCGACGTCGCCCCGGCTGCTCACGGGCGTGACGATCGACGAACGAGCAGGCATGGATTGGGTCGAGGAGAACACGCCTGAGGCAAGCACATTTGCCGTCGTCTCAGGCGATCGGTGGCCCATCGATCGGACATCGGAGTGGTTCCCGGCGCTGGCCGGACGCAGGAGTGTCGCGACGGTGCAGGGCGCGGAGTGGCTGCCTAACGGCGCGTTTCGAGCGGCGATATCGGATTACGACGCACTCCAGGTGTGCGCCGATCGTGACGGGGAGTGCCTTCAAGAGTGGGCGGACTCTACCGCCCGTTCGTTCGACTACGTCTACATCCCGAAGCTCCCGACCAGGTATGCCGGCCCCGGCGAGGAACGCTGCTGCCTGACGCTCGAACGCTTCCTCAGGCAGGACGCGGCGTACCGGCTCGCGTTCGACGGCCCGGGGGCCGTGATCTTCGAGCGCAGATAGCGCCGCAGGTCGTCCTCGAGCAGAACCTAGCGCTAGGACGACCAAAGCCACGAAGCGTTGGAGAAGTGGTGGGCGATGCAGGACTCGAACCTGCGGCCTTCTCGGTGTAAGCGAGACGCTCTAGCCAACTGAGCTAATCGCCCTAAGGGAAGACACGCATCGTAGCGAGGCCGCGCCGGCGCCTGCAAGCACGTTGTGAGGCTGTTGGGGGTGCAGGCACCTAGCCCGCGCGATCAACCACGTTCGGAGAGGTACCGATCATTCTGGCAATGGACGCACGCCTTCCACAGATCGGCACGATCGATGTGCCGGGGCGGCTTCGGCGCAACCCCGCTGCTGCGGTGTGGGCGCGCTTTGATTCGTTCCTGGAGAGCGGCAACTTCTCGATGGACCGCAACTTTCTCATCGTACGGCCGGTGATTGCCCTCCTGGTGGCCGCATCGGTATTTCTGCAGGGCACGACGCTCCCCGGGCGTAACGCGGTCCTCGCGGCGTGCGCAACTGCCTGCGTATACAACGGACTCTTCGCATACCTGGTGCTGCGCCGCAGGCTCAAGCTTCTGCGCGGCGTTTCGCTCGTCTTCGACAACCTCATCGTCATCGTGCCGACGATCTTCGTGTACAGGGCGATGGGTAACGCCGGATACGAGTCGGACTTATGGCTGCTCTTCATGACATTGATCGTCACGAACGCCTTGAACTACGGACCCATCGGCACGCTGTTTTTTACGACGCTCTGGACCGGACTGTTCGTGACAATGACGCTGCTATTTTTTGACGCCGATTCGTACTCTCGAGAGCACCTGTCGATGCGGCTTGTGTTCTTCGTCCTCACCGGCTTTTGCTCGCTCTCGCTGGCAGGCGAGATCCGCAAGCGCAGCGTCACGCTGGAACGCAAGTCGCGCCAAACGCTCGGCATGCTCGCGAATATCGTCGAGGCGCGTGACACAGACGCGGGCCAGCACCTGCGGCACATCGAGCATTACTCGCGCGTACTGGCGCTGCAGATGGGGCTCGACGAGCGCGTGGCGAACGAGATCGCCTACGCGGCGATGATCCATGACGTCGGCAAGGCGCAGGTGGCAGATGCGATCCTGCAGAAGCCGGGCGCCCTGACACCGGCCGAACGCCGCGAAATCGAAAAACACACGCTGTGGGGCCACGAACTGCTCGCCGAGAATGAAGAGTTCTCGACAGCGTGCGCGGTGACGCGCTCCCACCACGAACGTTGGGACGGCACCGGCTACCCCGACGGTCTGGCGGGCGAGGCGATTCCGCTCGCGGCGCGGATCACGGCTGTCGCGGACGTGTACGACGCGCTCGTGAGCCAGCGGCCATACAAGCCTGCGTGGCCGGCGAGCGAGGCCGTCGATGAAATTCGCCGCGTGCGGGGCACGCACCTCGATCCGGCCGTCGTCGATGCCTTCCTGACCCTCTACGACTGCGGCGTGCTGCGGCAACTGGAGGAGCAGATGCGCTTCGCGCCCGGTGGGGATCGGCTGGCAGCGTAACGCCACGGCGTCCGCGTCCCGACGGGATGCCACGACCAAAATTGATCGCGCGGCCGTTGGTATCTACACTCGCCTTGTACACCGCTTCGCTCCGCGTGCGCCTGCAACGCCGTTTCGGGGCGGCAGTAGTACTCCTGAGATCTTGTTCGATGGAGCGGGGCGCACGGACGCTTCCTCGAACGCGACGAAAGGCGTGTCGATGATGGACAAGCAGACCGCACTTGCAAAGCTCGACGAACAGTTCAACGCGCTGCTCACGTCGATCAAGGGGCTTGACGAGGCCACGATGTCGCAGCAGTTCTACGGTGATTGGAACGTCAAAGACATCCTGGCGCACATAGCGGGTTGGCAGCACACCATGCGCGAGGCGATGGAGCGCATGGCGCGGGGCGAAAAGCCCGTCCCGGAAGGCGTCGACTACACCGATGCCGACGCATGGAACGCCGGCTTTGCTTCGGCGATGAAGGCCCAGAACGCTGAGACGATCATCGCGAACCTGCGACAGGCATACGCCAACTACGCGCGTGCCGCGGCGGCTATCCCGAACGACCGCTACGGCGAAGGCAAGACGATCAACCGGCTTCTCGAGGCGAGCGGCTATGGCCACATCCAGGAGCACCTGCCGGAGATCCAGTCCTTCGCCTCCGGGAAAGCGCCCCGGTAGCGCCTGCGCGGCGATTTCGCCAGAGCGGGGCCTCGGATACACTCCGACTCGCCATGATCAAGAAGGTGCATCACGTCGGCATCGTCGTGCGCGAGATGGAGCAAGCCATGCGCTTTTATCGCGACACGCTTGGACTGCGCGTCCACAAGCTCGAAACCATCGCAGACCAGGGCGTACACGCGGCGCTGCTCACGCTCGGCGATAGTGAGATCGAACTGCTCGAACCCTTCACGGCGGATACGGGCGTCGCGCGCTACCTGGAAAGCAGAGGCGAGGGGTTGCACCACGTCTGCTTTCAGGTCGACAGCGTGGATCGCGATCTCGACGCCCTCAAGGAGCGCCAGATCGAACTCATCGACGAGACGCCGCGCGTCGGCCTCGCGGGGCGCATCTGTTTCCTCCATCCACGGGCATTGGACGGGACGCTCGTCGAGTTGTGCGAACCGATCGACGCCGCCCGTGAGGCGCCAGTATGAGCGAGCTCACGCTCGATCACGTGGTGATCGCGGTCCGCGATCTCGATGCGGCGACCGCCCATTACACAACGCTGCTGGGGCGTGAGCCGTCGTGGCGTGGCGATCACCCAACGTATGGCACGCGCAACACGCTATTTCGCCTCGATAACACGTATGTCGAGTTGCTCGGGTTGGGCGAGAAGAAACACGGCCGCTGGGCAGGCGAGCTGTCGCGGCGCCTCGATGACGGCGAGGGCCTGTATATGCTCGCGCTCGGCACGCCGGACGTAAACGCGGGCGTGCGGGAGATGCGGGACGCTGGCCTGGAGGTGCAAGATCCGCACGACGGAGAAGGTGTAGACCAGGTCACGGGCACGCGCCGGCGGTGGCGCAACGCCGTCGTGCCCGTAAAGGCATCGAACGGGCTGCGCATCTTCTTCATCGAGCACAAATCCCCCGCCGACGCGCTGCCGCCAGCATCACCGACCGTCGATGATGGTGCATTCGTGAAGCGCATGGACCACGCCGTCGTGCTTTCTGCAGACATGGAGATGACGCGACAACTGTGGGGCAACGCGCTCGGAGTCCGGCTGGCGCTTGATCGGACGTTCCCCGAGCGCAATACGCGGATCTTGTTCTTCAGG
This is a stretch of genomic DNA from Dehalococcoidia bacterium. It encodes these proteins:
- the mce gene encoding methylmalonyl-CoA epimerase; amino-acid sequence: MIKKVHHVGIVVREMEQAMRFYRDTLGLRVHKLETIADQGVHAALLTLGDSEIELLEPFTADTGVARYLESRGEGLHHVCFQVDSVDRDLDALKERQIELIDETPRVGLAGRICFLHPRALDGTLVELCEPIDAAREAPV
- a CDS encoding maleylpyruvate isomerase N-terminal domain-containing protein; the protein is MDKQTALAKLDEQFNALLTSIKGLDEATMSQQFYGDWNVKDILAHIAGWQHTMREAMERMARGEKPVPEGVDYTDADAWNAGFASAMKAQNAETIIANLRQAYANYARAAAAIPNDRYGEGKTINRLLEASGYGHIQEHLPEIQSFASGKAPR
- a CDS encoding HD-GYP domain-containing protein, whose product is MDARLPQIGTIDVPGRLRRNPAAAVWARFDSFLESGNFSMDRNFLIVRPVIALLVAASVFLQGTTLPGRNAVLAACATACVYNGLFAYLVLRRRLKLLRGVSLVFDNLIVIVPTIFVYRAMGNAGYESDLWLLFMTLIVTNALNYGPIGTLFFTTLWTGLFVTMTLLFFDADSYSREHLSMRLVFFVLTGFCSLSLAGEIRKRSVTLERKSRQTLGMLANIVEARDTDAGQHLRHIEHYSRVLALQMGLDERVANEIAYAAMIHDVGKAQVADAILQKPGALTPAERREIEKHTLWGHELLAENEEFSTACAVTRSHHERWDGTGYPDGLAGEAIPLAARITAVADVYDALVSQRPYKPAWPASEAVDEIRRVRGTHLDPAVVDAFLTLYDCGVLRQLEEQMRFAPGGDRLAA